A window of Streptomyces caniferus contains these coding sequences:
- a CDS encoding PH domain-containing protein, whose protein sequence is MPLPFLTADRDLDLDTPAADSAALPHDEPDHWRRPYRPGPWRVGAAAVFLLLASFVLISAMIIAMAGSLPGAAACAVVGAAMIAGALRLLRVGVWVSAHGLRQVNLLRTTTEPWSAVASVRTRQQPVRWLGLPRTVQGQALIVERTQGEPLRSLLTDHNGDFLSRPEAFERAADVLEAWAAEYRA, encoded by the coding sequence GTGCCCCTGCCCTTCCTGACGGCCGACCGCGACCTCGATCTCGACACCCCTGCCGCGGATTCGGCCGCACTTCCGCATGACGAGCCCGACCACTGGCGCCGTCCCTACCGCCCCGGACCGTGGCGGGTGGGGGCGGCGGCGGTGTTTTTGCTGCTCGCCTCGTTCGTACTGATCTCCGCGATGATCATCGCGATGGCCGGCTCGCTGCCCGGCGCCGCGGCCTGTGCGGTGGTGGGGGCGGCCATGATCGCCGGCGCCCTGCGGCTGCTGCGGGTCGGCGTGTGGGTCAGCGCGCACGGTCTGCGGCAGGTGAACCTGCTGCGGACGACGACCGAGCCGTGGAGCGCCGTCGCCTCCGTGCGCACCCGCCAGCAGCCGGTGCGCTGGCTGGGGCTGCCGCGGACGGTGCAGGGACAGGCACTGATCGTCGAGCGGACGCAGGGCGAGCCGCTGCGGTCCCTGCTCACGGACCACAACGGCGACTTCCTGTCCCGTCCGGAGGCGTTCGAGCGGGCCGCGGACGTACTGGAGGCCTGGGCGGCGGAGTACCGCGCCTGA
- the thyX gene encoding FAD-dependent thymidylate synthase — protein MSHTPAESTESPDSAAASFRSEVTVELVKHSAADSDVLWAARVSTAGEQSLEELQKDPERSKGLINYLMRDRHGSPFEHNSMTFFISAPIFVFREFMRHRVGWSYNEESGRYRQLEPVFYVPGESRKLIQQGRPGKYVFVEGTPEQHELTSRVMEDSYRRAYEAYQEMLAAGVAREVARSVLPVGLFSSMYATCNARSLMHFLGLRTQHEQAKVPSFPQREIEMVGEQMEAHWAELMPLTYGAFNANGRIAP, from the coding sequence GTGTCCCACACCCCCGCCGAGAGCACTGAGAGCCCCGACAGTGCAGCCGCCAGCTTCCGGAGCGAGGTGACGGTCGAGCTGGTCAAGCACAGCGCCGCGGACAGCGACGTGCTGTGGGCGGCCCGGGTCTCCACGGCCGGCGAGCAGTCCCTGGAGGAGCTGCAGAAGGACCCGGAGCGCTCCAAGGGCCTGATCAACTACCTCATGCGGGACCGGCACGGCAGCCCCTTCGAGCACAACTCCATGACGTTCTTCATCAGCGCGCCGATCTTCGTCTTCCGCGAGTTCATGCGGCACCGCGTCGGCTGGTCCTACAACGAGGAATCCGGCCGCTACCGCCAGCTGGAGCCGGTCTTCTACGTCCCCGGCGAGTCCCGCAAGCTCATCCAGCAGGGCCGCCCCGGGAAGTACGTATTCGTCGAGGGCACCCCCGAGCAGCACGAGCTCACCAGCCGCGTCATGGAGGACTCCTACCGGCGGGCCTACGAGGCGTACCAGGAGATGCTCGCCGCCGGGGTCGCCCGCGAGGTCGCCCGTTCGGTGCTCCCCGTCGGCCTGTTCTCCTCGATGTACGCGACCTGCAACGCCCGCTCGCTGATGCACTTCCTCGGCCTGCGCACCCAGCACGAGCAGGCGAAGGTGCCGTCCTTCCCGCAGCGCGAGATCGAAATGGTCGGCGAGCAGATGGAGGCCCACTGGGCCGAGCTCATGCCGCTCACGTACGGCGCATTCAATGCGAACGGCCGGATCGCTCCGTAA
- the dapB gene encoding 4-hydroxy-tetrahydrodipicolinate reductase, translated as MSKLRVAVLGAQGRIGSEAVRAIEAAEDMELVAGLGRGDKLETLVEAGAQVVVELTNPGAVMGNLDFCVRHGIHAVVGTTGWTDERLAQLRTSLAASPGAGVLIAPNFSIGAVLTMRFAQQAARFFESAEVVELHHPKKADAPSGTAARTAQLIAKAREEAGCAPQPDATTTALDGARGADVDGIPVHSVRLRGLLAHQEVLLGGEGETLTIRHDSLHHSSFMPGILLGVRRVVSTPGLTVGLENFLDLG; from the coding sequence ATGAGCAAGCTGCGCGTGGCCGTACTGGGAGCCCAGGGACGCATCGGCTCCGAGGCCGTACGGGCCATCGAGGCCGCCGAGGACATGGAGCTGGTGGCCGGGCTCGGCCGGGGCGACAAGCTGGAGACGCTGGTCGAGGCCGGCGCCCAGGTGGTGGTCGAGCTGACCAACCCCGGTGCCGTGATGGGCAACCTCGACTTCTGTGTGCGGCACGGCATCCACGCGGTGGTGGGGACCACCGGGTGGACCGACGAGCGCCTCGCGCAGCTGCGCACCTCGCTCGCCGCCTCGCCCGGGGCGGGCGTGCTCATCGCCCCGAACTTCTCCATCGGCGCGGTGCTGACCATGCGGTTCGCCCAGCAGGCGGCCCGCTTCTTCGAGTCGGCCGAGGTCGTCGAGCTGCACCACCCGAAGAAGGCGGACGCCCCGTCCGGCACCGCCGCCCGTACCGCCCAGCTGATCGCCAAGGCCCGTGAGGAGGCCGGCTGCGCCCCGCAGCCGGACGCCACCACCACCGCGCTGGACGGCGCCCGTGGCGCGGACGTGGACGGCATCCCCGTGCACTCCGTACGGCTGCGCGGTCTGCTGGCGCACCAGGAGGTGCTCCTCGGCGGGGAGGGCGAGACCCTCACCATCCGCCACGACTCCCTCCACCACAGCAGCTTCATGCCGGGCATCCTGCTCGGCGTGCGCCGCGTGGTCTCCACTCCGGGCCTGACCGTGGGCCTGGAAAACTTCCTCGACCTGGGCTGA